A genomic stretch from Burkholderia pyrrocinia includes:
- a CDS encoding sugar ABC transporter ATP-binding protein: MSRSESPRPLLEMRRISKTFPAVRALDNVSLTVYPGEIHSLMGENGAGKSTLMKILSGAYRADAGGEILIDGERIDIDGPLAARDAGVAVIYQELCLSPNLTVAENIYVGRELRRGNRRWGTIDRAAMARGCQDVLARLGASFGPETLVDTLSIAEQQLVEIARAVHTRARILVMDEPTTPLSSRETEHLFRLIRQLREEGLAIIYISHRMAEIYELSDRVSVLRDGAYVGTLERESLSAERLVAMMVGRDISGFYKKEHAPYDPGHLLLSVRDIADGARVRGCSLDLHAGEVLGIAGLVGAGRTELARLIFGAEPRVRGDVKLGDRTFGAHSPRDAIDAGLVYLTEDRKRQGLFLDMSVRDNINISVCNRDARLGALDLARGAERARDAISSLSIRVPHANVNVGALSGGNQQKVLLSRLLETKPRVLILDEPTRGVDIGAKSEIYRIINELARAGVGVIVISSELPEIIGVADRVLVMREGEIAGELGGHTHTPITQEAIIALATGSQAELADAH, from the coding sequence ATGTCGCGGTCTGAGTCGCCCCGCCCGCTGCTCGAAATGCGCCGGATCAGCAAGACGTTCCCGGCCGTGCGCGCGCTGGACAATGTCAGCCTGACCGTCTATCCGGGCGAGATCCACTCGCTGATGGGCGAGAACGGCGCCGGTAAATCGACGCTGATGAAGATCCTGTCGGGCGCATACCGCGCCGACGCCGGCGGCGAGATCCTGATCGACGGCGAACGCATCGACATCGACGGGCCGCTCGCCGCGCGCGATGCGGGCGTCGCGGTGATCTACCAGGAGCTGTGCCTGTCGCCGAACCTGACCGTCGCGGAAAACATCTACGTCGGCCGCGAACTGCGGCGAGGCAACCGGCGCTGGGGCACGATCGACCGCGCGGCGATGGCGCGCGGCTGCCAGGACGTGCTCGCGCGCCTCGGCGCATCGTTCGGCCCCGAAACGCTCGTCGACACGCTGTCGATCGCCGAACAGCAGCTCGTCGAGATCGCGCGCGCCGTGCACACCCGCGCACGCATCCTGGTGATGGACGAGCCGACGACGCCGCTGTCGTCGCGCGAAACCGAGCACCTGTTCCGCCTGATCCGCCAGTTGCGCGAGGAAGGTCTCGCGATCATCTACATCAGCCACCGGATGGCGGAGATCTACGAACTGTCCGACCGCGTGTCGGTGCTGCGCGACGGCGCATACGTCGGCACGCTCGAACGCGAATCGCTGTCGGCCGAGCGTCTCGTCGCGATGATGGTCGGCCGCGACATCTCCGGCTTCTACAAGAAGGAACACGCGCCGTACGACCCCGGCCACCTGCTGCTGTCGGTACGCGACATCGCCGACGGCGCACGCGTGCGCGGCTGCAGCCTCGACCTGCATGCCGGCGAGGTGCTCGGCATCGCCGGGCTCGTCGGCGCGGGCCGCACCGAACTCGCGCGGCTGATCTTCGGCGCCGAACCGCGCGTGCGCGGCGACGTGAAACTGGGCGATCGCACGTTCGGCGCGCACTCGCCGCGCGACGCGATCGACGCGGGCCTCGTCTACCTGACCGAAGACCGCAAGCGCCAGGGCCTGTTCCTCGACATGAGCGTGCGCGACAACATCAACATTTCCGTCTGCAACCGCGATGCACGGCTCGGCGCGCTCGACCTCGCACGCGGCGCCGAACGCGCGCGCGACGCGATTTCCTCGCTGTCGATCCGCGTACCCCACGCGAACGTCAACGTCGGCGCGCTGTCGGGCGGCAACCAGCAGAAGGTGCTGCTGTCGCGCCTGCTGGAGACGAAACCGCGCGTACTGATCCTCGACGAACCGACGCGCGGCGTCGACATCGGCGCGAAATCCGAGATCTACCGGATCATCAACGAACTGGCCCGTGCCGGCGTGGGCGTGATCGTGATCTCGAGCGAGCTGCCGGAAATCATCGGCGTCGCCGACCGCGTGCTCGTGATGCGCGAAGGCGAGATCGCGGGCGAACTCGGCGGCCACACGCACACGCCCATCACGCAGGAAGCCATCATCGCGCTCGCGACCGGCTCCCAGGCCGAACTCGCCGACGCGCACTGA
- a CDS encoding ROK family protein, translating into MRSPHIGQGSNSANVRRYNERLLLKTLRRAGSASKADLARLASMTGTAVGSIIASLADAKLIEFAGRTEGQRGQPASLIRLDPRGAFGIGVHLDRMRIETALVNFAGDVLGRRSHDTLLPPPADVLEIVRHDIDAMQALLPDHERARLTGVGVAQPYNLGAWMRELGLAPDTFRAWEDVDFASDLGRALSLPVFGENDGNAAAIAELFYGYGRQCDDFVYLFIGPAIGGGIAIDGDCLRGVTGNAGDIAVIPVPPSRLVSAPPPRGPWDILLARASLHALVRHLRHHGETVENRADLEACIARGLAAVDEWIDDCVDALAPALRAVLCVIDAPVVVIDADTDAGLLDAVTTRLRSALVATAPEARGTPTLVRGTFGADAGAIGAATLPMFFNFSPRAGILKGARTDSQEVNHVAV; encoded by the coding sequence ATGAGAAGCCCGCACATCGGCCAGGGAAGTAATTCGGCCAACGTGCGCCGTTACAACGAGCGCCTGCTGCTGAAGACGCTGCGCCGCGCAGGCAGCGCGTCGAAGGCCGACCTTGCGCGTCTCGCGAGCATGACGGGCACGGCGGTCGGCAGCATCATCGCATCGCTCGCCGATGCGAAGCTGATCGAATTCGCGGGCCGTACCGAAGGCCAGCGCGGCCAGCCGGCGTCGTTGATCCGCCTCGACCCGCGCGGTGCATTCGGCATCGGCGTCCATCTCGACCGGATGCGCATCGAAACCGCGCTCGTCAACTTCGCAGGCGACGTGCTCGGCCGCCGCTCGCACGACACGCTGCTGCCTCCTCCCGCCGACGTGCTCGAGATCGTGCGTCACGACATCGACGCGATGCAGGCCCTGCTCCCCGACCACGAACGCGCCCGCCTGACCGGCGTCGGCGTCGCACAGCCTTACAACCTCGGCGCTTGGATGCGCGAACTCGGCCTCGCGCCCGATACGTTCCGCGCATGGGAAGACGTCGATTTCGCGAGCGACCTCGGTCGCGCGCTGTCGCTGCCCGTGTTCGGCGAAAACGACGGCAACGCGGCCGCGATCGCCGAGCTGTTCTACGGATACGGCCGGCAGTGCGACGACTTCGTCTACCTGTTCATCGGGCCGGCGATCGGCGGCGGCATCGCGATCGACGGCGATTGCCTGCGCGGTGTGACCGGCAATGCAGGCGACATCGCCGTAATTCCCGTGCCGCCGAGCCGGCTGGTATCCGCGCCACCGCCGCGCGGCCCGTGGGACATCCTTCTCGCGCGCGCCTCGCTGCACGCGCTTGTACGACATCTGCGCCATCACGGCGAGACGGTCGAGAACCGCGCCGACCTCGAAGCCTGCATTGCCCGCGGCCTGGCGGCCGTCGACGAATGGATCGACGACTGCGTCGACGCGCTCGCGCCGGCATTGCGCGCGGTGCTGTGCGTGATCGATGCGCCGGTAGTCGTGATCGACGCCGATACCGACGCGGGCCTGCTCGACGCGGTCACGACGCGCCTGCGCTCGGCACTGGTTGCCACCGCGCCCGAAGCGCGCGGCACGCCGACGCTCGTGCGCGGCACGTTCGGCGCCGACGCCGGCGCGATCGGCGCGGCCACGCTACCGATGTTCTTCAACTTTTCCCCGCGGGCCGGCATCCTCAAGGGCGCCCGCACCGACTCGCAGGAGGTCAACCATGTCGCGGTCTGA
- a CDS encoding flavodoxin family protein, which yields MPEIAVVFHSGYGHAAVIADAVARGVEKVDGASVKLIPVDAIDEHWEYLERDAKAIVFGSPTYMGSASAQFKGFMDASSKHWGKWRDKLAAGFTVSASQSGDKLATLQQLAVFAAQHQMLWVSLGLMPGNNNSKGSVNDLNRLGSFLGAMAQANADEGGDAILESDRKTAEVLGERVAIAAKRWNGA from the coding sequence ATGCCTGAAATCGCAGTGGTTTTTCATAGCGGCTACGGCCATGCGGCCGTCATTGCGGACGCAGTCGCTCGTGGTGTCGAGAAAGTCGACGGTGCGTCGGTCAAGCTGATCCCTGTCGACGCGATCGACGAACACTGGGAGTACCTGGAGCGCGATGCCAAGGCGATCGTCTTTGGTTCGCCGACCTACATGGGCAGTGCGTCCGCGCAGTTCAAGGGCTTCATGGACGCATCGTCGAAGCATTGGGGCAAGTGGCGAGACAAGCTGGCGGCCGGCTTTACGGTGTCGGCTTCGCAAAGCGGCGACAAACTGGCGACGCTGCAGCAGCTGGCTGTCTTCGCTGCCCAGCATCAGATGCTGTGGGTCAGCCTCGGGCTGATGCCCGGCAACAACAACAGCAAGGGTTCGGTCAACGATCTGAATCGGCTCGGGTCGTTCCTCGGTGCGATGGCGCAGGCGAATGCGGACGAGGGTGGTGATGCGATTCTCGAGAGCGATCGAAAGACGGCCGAAGTGCTGGGCGAGCGCGTCGCGATTGCCGCGAAACGCTGGAACGGTGCCTGA
- a CDS encoding aliphatic sulfonate ABC transporter substrate-binding protein, which produces MTSMNRRAFARAMLAAGLTAAGVRTHAETTPAALRIGFQKSSTLITLLKTRGTLEQALAPLGLRVSWHEFASGLPLTEALNVGAVDFSADVADTVPVFAQAAHARFVYVAQEAPSPKAQAIVVKQDSALRTLADLKGKRIAVTKAAGSHYLLLAALARAKLTPADAAIHYLTPADGRAAFERGSVDAWITWDPYVASVDRNPDVRILADGNGLASYQRYYLASSSFAAARPDVVQILFDQLSQAGTWLRDHPQEAANTLAPIWGLDAATIARANARRSYLVRAVVAQNFGEQQKIADTFLAAGLLPARVDTGQALRWNFAAKRADPVGA; this is translated from the coding sequence ATGACGTCGATGAACCGCCGCGCGTTCGCGCGCGCGATGCTGGCCGCAGGCCTCACTGCGGCGGGCGTCCGAACGCACGCCGAGACCACGCCTGCCGCATTGCGCATCGGCTTCCAGAAGTCGTCGACACTCATCACACTGCTCAAGACACGCGGCACCCTCGAGCAGGCGCTGGCGCCGCTCGGCCTGCGCGTGTCGTGGCATGAATTCGCGAGCGGGCTGCCGCTGACCGAAGCGCTCAACGTCGGCGCCGTCGATTTCAGCGCCGACGTCGCCGACACGGTCCCGGTCTTCGCGCAGGCCGCGCATGCGCGTTTCGTGTACGTCGCGCAGGAAGCGCCGTCGCCGAAGGCACAGGCGATCGTCGTCAAGCAGGACAGCGCACTTCGAACGCTCGCCGATCTCAAGGGCAAGCGCATCGCGGTCACGAAGGCGGCCGGCAGCCACTACCTGCTGCTCGCCGCACTCGCACGCGCAAAGCTCACGCCCGCCGACGCCGCGATCCACTACCTGACGCCCGCGGACGGCCGCGCGGCGTTCGAGCGCGGCAGCGTGGACGCATGGATCACGTGGGATCCGTATGTCGCGTCGGTCGACCGGAATCCCGACGTGCGGATTCTGGCCGACGGCAACGGACTCGCGTCGTACCAGCGCTACTACCTCGCATCGAGCAGTTTCGCCGCCGCGCGGCCCGACGTCGTCCAGATCCTGTTCGACCAGTTGTCGCAGGCCGGCACGTGGTTGCGCGACCATCCGCAGGAGGCCGCGAATACGCTTGCGCCGATCTGGGGGCTCGACGCGGCGACGATCGCACGCGCGAACGCGCGCCGCAGCTACCTCGTTCGCGCAGTGGTCGCGCAAAATTTCGGCGAACAGCAGAAGATCGCCGACACGTTCCTCGCGGCCGGACTGCTGCCGGCACGCGTCGATACGGGCCAGGCGCTGCGCTGGAATTTCGCGGCGAAACGCGCGGATCCGGTCGGCGCGTGA
- a CDS encoding alpha/beta hydrolase: protein MNKSSVSGIVAVAIWTSIQLSACHFAEVAAPPPPAQVSAHNDVPAGATSSSGELPPTQNSTATPQSSLPGSILGGNDSETITHIPIPLELPGQGSGSYVNTPPAPATKPVVTGRDVDNTAAYDEYAARVPAMAPRPHTSKKYHHAKKLGANAPSEWTSNTADYEISEPASASILPTTAAPTRAGNNGEYDIVRVFFGTDRSQALNSPQKHNFFGNELAQQVTFGNVDVSIPRNHMVGGLESPSILRLEINQEPNKHVTVLHVNIESSDQFFSEMRSKALNSKTPSALLFIHGYNVSFDDAARRTAQIAYDLDFSGAAIFFSWPSRATLAGYTSDEQSIERAQPDIEQFVSSILKATPDASLYVVAHSMGTRGLTRALLNIARQDPTYASRIKEIVLAAPDIDSEVFVRQIAPGLVALGAPVTLYASSRDRALALSEIIHAGPRAGDSGRNMVLLKGIETIDVTNVDTDFTGHSYVGDRRSVLSDLYYIVHSDTRAEHRFGLSEKWQNGMQYWLFAR from the coding sequence ATGAATAAGAGCTCGGTTTCGGGGATTGTTGCGGTTGCCATATGGACAAGTATCCAGCTTAGCGCCTGTCATTTCGCAGAAGTCGCAGCCCCTCCGCCGCCAGCCCAAGTGTCGGCTCATAACGACGTGCCCGCCGGAGCGACAAGCTCCTCTGGTGAGTTACCTCCAACGCAGAACAGTACGGCGACACCTCAATCATCGCTCCCCGGCAGCATACTTGGTGGAAACGATTCCGAAACGATAACCCATATTCCTATACCACTTGAACTCCCAGGACAAGGATCAGGAAGCTACGTGAACACGCCGCCCGCGCCTGCGACAAAACCAGTCGTCACCGGCAGAGACGTGGACAATACCGCCGCGTATGATGAATATGCAGCTCGAGTTCCAGCGATGGCGCCTCGACCCCATACTTCGAAAAAATACCATCACGCCAAAAAATTGGGTGCTAATGCACCAAGTGAATGGACATCAAATACTGCAGATTATGAAATATCCGAACCTGCATCGGCATCGATTTTGCCGACTACGGCAGCGCCCACTCGAGCGGGCAATAATGGAGAGTACGACATCGTCCGTGTATTCTTCGGAACCGATCGAAGTCAAGCGTTAAACTCACCACAAAAGCACAATTTTTTCGGTAACGAACTTGCTCAGCAAGTCACCTTCGGCAACGTGGACGTGAGCATTCCGCGCAACCACATGGTCGGCGGATTAGAGTCACCATCCATCCTTCGACTTGAAATCAACCAAGAGCCCAACAAACATGTGACGGTGTTACATGTAAATATCGAATCATCCGATCAATTTTTCTCGGAGATGAGATCAAAAGCACTTAATTCAAAAACGCCAAGTGCTTTACTCTTCATCCATGGATACAACGTCAGTTTTGACGATGCCGCTCGCAGAACCGCGCAAATAGCTTATGACCTCGACTTTAGTGGAGCGGCAATTTTCTTCTCATGGCCATCACGCGCCACGCTTGCCGGGTATACGTCTGATGAGCAATCGATTGAAAGAGCACAACCTGATATTGAGCAATTCGTTAGCAGCATTCTGAAAGCGACGCCTGATGCTAGCTTATATGTTGTAGCTCATAGCATGGGGACGCGCGGATTAACGAGAGCTCTTTTGAATATCGCTCGGCAAGATCCCACATATGCCTCAAGAATCAAGGAAATTGTTCTTGCAGCACCAGACATCGATAGTGAAGTTTTCGTCCGGCAAATTGCACCAGGATTGGTAGCACTGGGGGCGCCGGTCACTTTGTATGCATCATCGCGTGACCGCGCTCTTGCACTATCGGAAATTATTCATGCCGGGCCACGTGCTGGTGACTCGGGTAGGAATATGGTCTTGCTCAAAGGAATCGAAACGATCGACGTAACCAACGTCGACACTGATTTCACAGGCCATTCATATGTCGGCGATCGCCGCTCTGTATTGTCTGACCTTTATTACATTGTGCATTCAGACACACGTGCGGAGCACCGGTTCGGGCTAAGTGAAAAATGGCAAAACGGGATGCAGTATTGGCTATTCGCTCGGTGA
- the mobH gene encoding MobH family relaxase has protein sequence MFRLFSKKSVAPTSAPLDTAPRGFTQPASAPALLSTQRRQMLLEHIWQRTSLSRTQFALLYRQPLERYAALVQELPASESHHHAYPGGMLDHGLEIVAYALKLRQSRLLPVGTSPEDQAAQAEVWTAATAYAALLHDLGKIAVDLDVELADGLTWHPWHGPLTQPYRFRYREGRAYRLHSAATGLLYTQVLDNPILDWLSNHHEAWSSLLYVLAGQYEHAGVLGELVVQADQASVAQELGGDPSKALAAPKHALQRKLLDGLRYLLKHEFKLNQPQASDGWLTQDALWLVSKTVSDKLRAHLLSQGIEGIPSNNTALFTILQDHGMAQPTMDGKAIWKATVTGDNGWSHTFTFLQLAPALIWDDATQRPPPFAGNVVVEAMATEEDTAMAGTTDASLPPTTPTVVPAPVPADAITDLLNLFGAAPEPANTDAPAPEQEQPRCVIPKAPPRATQAPATKPTMPTAMPLPAPAVPPALPTPPPSAAEPQPLHVAATSAPPSGEHFVAWLSHAVQSHKLVINDAKALVHTVADTVYLVSPGIFQRYAQEHPRVVALAKEQQLHDWQWVQKKFEKLQLHRKQPSGLNIWMCTVTGPRKSRKLHGYLLNEWATLFSEQPLNNPYLELATEA, from the coding sequence ATGTTCAGACTGTTCTCGAAGAAGTCGGTGGCGCCCACGTCCGCGCCGCTCGATACCGCGCCACGCGGATTCACGCAACCGGCGTCGGCACCAGCGCTGCTGAGTACCCAGCGTCGGCAGATGCTGCTGGAGCACATCTGGCAACGCACGTCGTTGTCCCGCACGCAGTTCGCCCTGCTGTATCGGCAGCCACTGGAGCGCTACGCAGCGCTGGTGCAAGAACTCCCCGCGTCGGAGAGCCACCACCACGCGTATCCCGGCGGCATGTTGGACCACGGCCTAGAGATCGTCGCCTACGCGCTGAAGCTGCGGCAGTCGCGCTTGCTGCCGGTTGGTACTTCACCTGAAGATCAAGCGGCGCAGGCCGAAGTCTGGACCGCCGCGACGGCCTACGCCGCGCTGCTGCACGACCTGGGAAAGATTGCGGTGGACCTCGACGTCGAACTCGCCGATGGGCTTACCTGGCATCCATGGCATGGCCCACTGACCCAGCCCTATCGGTTTCGCTATCGCGAGGGGCGTGCGTATCGCCTGCACAGCGCCGCCACGGGACTGCTCTATACGCAGGTTCTGGACAACCCCATCCTCGACTGGCTCAGCAACCATCACGAGGCGTGGTCGTCACTGCTTTACGTGTTGGCCGGCCAATACGAGCATGCCGGCGTGCTGGGCGAACTGGTCGTGCAGGCCGATCAGGCCTCGGTGGCGCAGGAACTGGGCGGCGACCCGAGCAAGGCGCTGGCCGCGCCGAAGCATGCGCTGCAGCGCAAGCTGCTGGATGGTTTGCGCTACCTGCTCAAGCACGAGTTCAAGCTGAATCAGCCGCAGGCATCGGACGGCTGGCTCACGCAGGACGCGCTGTGGCTCGTGAGCAAGACCGTGTCGGACAAGCTCCGTGCTCACCTGCTGTCGCAGGGCATCGAGGGCATTCCCAGCAACAACACGGCACTGTTCACGATCCTGCAAGACCACGGCATGGCGCAGCCGACTATGGATGGCAAAGCGATCTGGAAGGCGACGGTGACCGGGGACAACGGTTGGTCACACACCTTCACCTTCCTCCAGTTGGCACCGGCACTGATCTGGGACGACGCCACGCAGCGCCCGCCGCCGTTCGCGGGAAATGTGGTCGTGGAGGCCATGGCCACCGAAGAGGACACGGCGATGGCCGGCACCACCGATGCGAGCCTGCCGCCTACGACGCCGACCGTGGTGCCCGCGCCCGTCCCGGCAGACGCCATCACCGACTTGCTGAACCTGTTCGGCGCGGCGCCTGAGCCCGCCAACACGGATGCGCCTGCGCCGGAGCAGGAACAGCCCCGGTGCGTGATACCGAAAGCTCCGCCGAGGGCCACACAGGCCCCAGCGACGAAGCCGACCATGCCAACGGCGATGCCACTGCCTGCGCCAGCCGTTCCGCCCGCACTGCCCACACCTCCACCGTCTGCTGCAGAACCGCAGCCGCTGCACGTCGCGGCTACGAGCGCGCCGCCCTCGGGCGAACACTTCGTCGCGTGGCTGAGTCATGCGGTGCAGAGCCACAAGCTGGTGATCAACGACGCGAAGGCGCTGGTGCATACCGTGGCCGATACCGTGTATCTGGTGAGCCCAGGCATTTTCCAGCGCTATGCCCAGGAGCACCCGCGCGTGGTGGCGCTAGCCAAGGAGCAGCAACTCCACGATTGGCAGTGGGTGCAGAAGAAGTTCGAGAAGCTGCAACTGCATCGCAAGCAACCCAGCGGGTTGAACATCTGGATGTGCACGGTCACGGGGCCACGCAAATCGCGAAAGCTCCATGGGTATCTGCTCAACGAGTGGGCGACGTTATTCAGCGAACAGCCGCTCAACAATCCCTACCTGGAATTAGCCACGGAGGCTTGA
- a CDS encoding DUF4238 domain-containing protein: MAGLTKNQHFVPRLLLRHFATSSDEDVQIFDSTRNKVRASSIRKVLAQNNFYDDDNAVEKFLASKVEGPAAPAVDSIVADPSRVIEPGLPALLTFIAVQMARTPGTQSQALDCVDGFSSMVFEQFAELNGHPIESVRNLKWRPTDERAVRNRLLLRSVLNRWLLEDLSWHVLSNGTNLPFVISDHPAVLYNWYLRNADDPGYTGMTKNGVQLFLPLSPSITLALIDKSVYKFGEKGSSHTVLSDRRDVELLNSLQFRSRQDFIVFPRAMDAGYVERSCARIPANSLVSAHADRTDPALTSDGKLSSFVCVWRMQARYEQWLSVCKIKRRISKRPPDCRDRLPETMAAHMAAARDLFGESTS, encoded by the coding sequence TTGGCTGGACTCACCAAGAATCAACATTTTGTGCCACGGTTGCTGCTTCGGCACTTCGCCACCAGTAGCGACGAAGACGTGCAGATTTTTGACTCGACTCGAAACAAGGTTCGGGCTAGTTCCATCCGTAAAGTGCTCGCGCAGAACAACTTCTACGACGACGACAATGCAGTGGAGAAGTTCTTGGCCTCGAAAGTCGAGGGTCCTGCGGCGCCGGCGGTCGATTCCATCGTAGCCGACCCGAGCCGAGTGATTGAGCCAGGTCTTCCGGCACTTCTGACTTTCATCGCGGTTCAAATGGCCCGCACACCCGGCACCCAAAGCCAAGCCCTAGATTGCGTCGACGGCTTCAGCAGCATGGTCTTTGAACAGTTCGCAGAACTCAACGGCCATCCTATCGAATCGGTTCGGAACCTTAAGTGGAGACCAACGGACGAGCGGGCCGTGCGTAATCGATTGCTGCTGCGCTCAGTCCTGAATCGCTGGCTGCTAGAGGATCTCTCCTGGCATGTCCTGAGCAACGGTACCAACCTTCCCTTCGTGATCTCCGATCACCCTGCGGTACTGTACAACTGGTACCTCCGGAATGCTGACGACCCCGGTTATACCGGGATGACAAAGAATGGTGTCCAGCTATTCCTTCCGCTGTCCCCATCGATCACCCTCGCGCTGATCGACAAGTCTGTCTATAAGTTTGGCGAGAAGGGAAGCAGCCACACCGTGTTAAGCGACAGGCGAGACGTTGAACTGTTGAACAGCCTGCAGTTTCGATCACGACAGGACTTCATCGTGTTCCCGCGTGCAATGGATGCCGGCTACGTCGAGCGTAGTTGCGCCAGAATCCCCGCAAATAGCTTGGTGAGTGCCCACGCAGACCGGACAGATCCCGCCCTGACCAGTGACGGCAAGCTTTCCTCATTCGTGTGTGTGTGGAGAATGCAAGCGCGGTACGAACAATGGTTGTCTGTATGCAAGATCAAGCGCCGAATATCGAAGAGGCCCCCCGATTGCCGCGACCGCCTCCCGGAAACGATGGCGGCACACATGGCTGCGGCGCGCGACCTGTTTGGAGAATCAACCAGTTGA
- a CDS encoding Hcp family type VI secretion system effector, whose translation MPTPAYISIQGKTQGNITQGAFTADSVGNVYQEGHEDQILVQEVEHLIATPTDPQSGQPSGQRVHKPFTFTSPLNKATPLLYQALASGEMLPEVEVKWYRTSTEGKQEHFFTTKLEDATIVNINTVLPHAQDATKAEYTQLVKVAMAYRKITWTHAIAGTEASDDWRKPQEA comes from the coding sequence ATGCCGACTCCCGCTTATATCAGCATCCAGGGCAAGACCCAGGGCAACATCACGCAAGGCGCCTTCACCGCCGACTCCGTAGGTAACGTCTACCAGGAAGGTCACGAAGACCAGATTCTGGTTCAGGAAGTCGAGCACCTGATCGCCACCCCGACCGACCCGCAGAGCGGCCAGCCGTCGGGCCAGCGTGTGCACAAGCCGTTCACCTTCACCTCGCCGCTCAACAAGGCCACGCCGCTGCTGTACCAGGCCCTGGCCTCCGGTGAAATGCTGCCGGAAGTGGAAGTGAAGTGGTACCGCACTTCGACCGAGGGGAAGCAGGAGCACTTCTTCACCACCAAGCTCGAAGACGCCACCATCGTCAACATCAACACCGTGCTGCCGCATGCGCAGGACGCGACCAAGGCCGAGTACACCCAATTGGTCAAGGTCGCCATGGCCTACCGCAAGATCACCTGGACCCACGCCATCGCCGGCACCGAAGCCTCGGACGACTGGCGCAAGCCCCAGGAAGCCTGA